The Jatrophihabitans endophyticus genome includes the window CCCCGGCCCGGTTGACCGCGCTGCTCGCGGGCGTCGGCGCCCCGGCCGCCGGCGGGTCGCCGGCCGCGGCCTGGCGGGCCGCGCGTCGCTGGGGGCGGGCGCACCCGAGCCCGAACGCCGGGATGAGCGAGGCCGCGTTCGCCGGCGCGCTCGGGCTGCGCCTCGGCGGGCGCAACGTCTACGGCGGGACGGTCGACGACCGCCCCGTCCTCGGCGACGGCCGCGCGCCGGGGGTCGCCGACATCGACCGCGCGGTCGTCCTGCTGCGGGCGGTGACGACCGGGGCCGCGGCGGTCGCCGTCGTCGCGGCGGTGACGACGTGACCGGCAATGCCCCGACCGGCGGTGCTCCGACCGGCGGTGCCCTGCTCGTCGCCGGGACGACCTCGGACGCCGGCAAGAGCGTCGTCACGGCGGGGCTGTGCCGCTGGCTGGCCCGCGAGGGCGTGGCGGTCGCGCCGTTCAAGGCTCAGAACATGGCGCTGAACTCGGCGGTCACCCGCGACGGCGCCGAGATCGGCCGCGCGCAGGCGATGCAGGCGGCGGCGTGCGGCATCGAGCCCGAGGCCGCGATGAACCCCGTCCTGCTCAAGCCCGGCAGCGACACCCGCTCGCAGGTGGTGCTGCTCGGCCGGCCGATCGGCGAGGTCGGCGCGCTCGACTACCACGAGTTCAAGACCCAGCTCGAGGACGCCGTGCAGGCCGCGCTCGCCGACCTGCGCTCGCGCTTCGACGCGGTGATCTGCGAGGGCGCCGGCAGCCCGGCCGAGATCAACCTGCGCGATCGCGACATCACCAACATGGGGCTCGCCCGCCGGGCGGGGCTGCCGGTCGTGGTCGTCGGCGACATCGACCGCGGCGGGCTGTTCGCGGCACTGTTCGGGACGCTCGCCGTGCTCTCGCCCGACGACCAGCGACACGTCGCCGGCTTCGTCGTCAACAAGTTCCGCGGCGATCAGCGGCTGCTCCAGCCCGGCGTCGACATGCTCGACCGCCTGACCGGCCGTCCCACGCTCGGCGTGCTGCCGTGGCAGCGCGACCTGTGGCTCGACGCCGAGGACTCGCTCGACCTCGACTCCCGGCCGCGCACCGTCCTGCCACCGCTCGGCGCGCAGACGCTGCGGATCGCGGTTGTCCGGCTGCCGCGGCTGTCGAACGTCACCGACCTCGATCCGCTCGCCGCCGAGCCGGGCGTCGCGGTCACGCTCGCCACCGAGCCCGAGCAGCTCGCCGACGCCGATCTGGTGATCCTGCCCGGCACCCGCGCCACGGTCAGCGACCTGGCGTGGCTGCGCACGACCGGGCTCGCCGACGCGATCGTCGCGCGCGCGGCGGCCGGGCGTCCGGTGCTCGGCGTCTGCGGCGGCTACCAGATGCTCGCCGGCACGATCACCGACGACGTCGAGAGCCGGCGCGGGACGGTCGACGGCCTGGGGCTGCTGCCCTGCGACGTCCGCTTCGCGCGGGAGAAGACGCTGCGACGACCGAGCGGCACCGCTCTCGGCGAACCCGTCGACGGCTACGAGATCCACCACGGGGTCGTCACGGTCACCGGCGGCGAGCCCTTCCTTGACGGCTGCGAGCGCGGAACCGTACGCGGCACGACCTGGCACGGCATCTTCGACAACGACGCGTTCCGCCGCGCCTATGTGCGCGACCTTGCGCACATGACGGGTCGGGCGTTCGTGGGCGCCGACGACGTCGTCTTCGCCGAGGTGCGACGGCGCCGCTTCGACGTCCTCGCCGACCTCGTCGCGGACCATCTCGACACCGCGGCGATCCGCCGGCTGCTCGACGCCGGCGTGCCGCCCGGGTTGCCGACTCTGAGCACCCAGTTGTCCTGATCGTGGACCCAGCTGCTCGGAATCCGAGCAGCTGGGTCCACGATCGGTGGGGTCAGCGGGGCGGGCCGTCCGGAGCCGGCTCGGCGGCCAGGATCTCGACATCGTCGCCCACCGCGATCTGCGCGCCGGGGGTGTCGGGGACGAGGTTCATGGCGAACCAGGTGGCGCCGTCCCAGCGTCGGTACCGCGCGAGCGTCGCGATCGGCTCCTTCCCGCGGGCGGCCGTCCACGGGTCGGTGGTGGTCATGACGCAGCGGTCGCAGCCCTTGACGGCGCGGAACACGGCCTCGCCGATCCGCACCGACCGCCAGCCGTCCTCGGCCCACGGTTCGGCACCCTCGACCACGAGGTTGGGCCGGAAGCGGGTCATCGGCAGTGGCCCCTCGTCGGCGCGTCGACCCTCGGCGATCCAGCCGTTGAGCGCCGCCAGCGAGGAGGTGCTGGCGAGCAGCAGCGGGTAGCCGTCGGCGAAGGTCACCCGGTCGTCGGGGCGGGTGAACCGGGGATTGGTCGAGCGGCGGGTCGGGTCGTCGAGGTGGACGAGCCGCGCCGAGCGGCCGAGCAGCGTCGTGAGCCAGGCGTGCGCGGCCGGGTCGGCGGGCGTCGCGGCCACCGGTGTGCGGAACACGCTGACCTCGACGAGCTCCGGCCCGCGCGGCACGGCGACCGCGAGGTCGGGCAGGTCGGGATGCGTCAGCGTCAGCGCGCCGTCGGCGGCGAGCCGGGGGACGGCGAGCAGCAACCCCGGCAGCTCGCGCGCGGTGAGCTGCGCGCCGTCGTCGTCGACGACCATCCACCGGCGGTCGCCGGCCAATCCCCACGGCTCGACGACGGCCGAGTCGAGGTCCTCGCCGCGGCAGGACTTCACCGGGTACCGATGGAGGGACGCGAGCCGCACCCGACGAGCCTAGCTACGAGCTCGGCGGGTACTTCGCGTCGCGCAGCAGCCGCGCCAGATGGGCCGCATTGGCCGCGGCCACCTTCGTCGTGCTCGCGGTGCCCTCCGGCGTCTCGTCCAGGTCCTTGAAGTCGGTGGGATGCATGGCCTCGCCGTTCCAGTACGTGACGCCCTGGGCCGGGACGGTGAAGCCGGTGTCGCCCAGCACCTGCGCGGCGATGCCGCTGATGTGGTGCGCACCGTCCTCGTTGCCGACGACGGCGATGACCGCCACCTTGCCGAAGGTGTGCGGGTTGCCGTCCTCGCCCGTCTCCGAGATCTCGGCGTCGAGCCGCTCGAACACGCGCTGGGCGACGCTGCTGTGCTGCCCGACCCAGGTCGGGGTCGCCAGGACGAGGATGTCGGCGTCGAGCAGCTGCGCGCGGATCGCCGGCCACTGGTCGCCGTCGCCCATGTCGACCTCGACCCCCGGCTTCACGTCGTGGTCGACCACGCGGACCACCGAGCCGACCACACCGTGCCCGTCCAGCTCGGCGAGCACCTGGTGGGCGATGAGGTCGGTGCTGGAGTCGGCCGACCCCGGCTTGAGCGTGCAGACGAGGGCCAGGGCGCGCAGGGGGGTGGTCGCGGTCATCGGGACTCCGTTCGGTCGGCGCGGCCGTGGTGCCGCATCCGCCAACGCGGGTACCCCGGCTGCATGAGGACGTCGACGCTGCTCGAACGACTGGTCACGCGGATCGAACACGCCACCGTGCTCGACGCTCCGGCCGAGGCCTACGCGTCGGTGCTGCGCACCGTGGTGCGGCCCGGCCCGGTCGAGGACACGCTGAGCGGGGTGCCGGTCGGCCACCCCGTCCATCCGGCGCTCGTCGCCGTCCCGATCGGCGCCTGGGTCTCGGCCGGCGTCCTCGACGCGCAGGGCGAGCGGGGCGCCGCACGTCGGCTCGTCGGGCTCGGCGTGCTGGCCGCGCTCCCGACCGCGGCCACCGGGGGCAGCGACTACCTGACGACCGCCGGCGCGGAGCGGCGCGTGGGGTTCGTGCACGCCGCGACGAACCTCGCCGCGATCGCCTCGTACGGGGTCAGCTGGCTGCTGCGTCGCCGGGGCAACGATCGCGCCGGCGTGGTGGCATCGCTCGTCGGCGCCACGGCGCTCGGGGCGGGCGGCTGGCTCGGTGGGCACCTGGCGTACGCGCAGGGCGTCGGTGTCGACACCACCGCCTTCCAGAAGCTGCCGACGGAGTGGACCGAGGCCGCCCAGGTCGCCGACCTGCCGACGGACGGCTCGCCGAGCGAGGTCGAGGTCGACGGCGTCCCGCTGCTCGTGGCCGCCCTGGACGGCGCGTGGGTGGCGATGGCCGACCGCTGCACGCACCGCGGCGCGCCGTTGCACGAGGGCACGGTCGAGGACGGCTGCATCGTCTGCCCCTGGCACGACAGCGCGTTCGCCCTGGCCGACGGCAGCGTGCGGTCGGGCCCGGCCACGCGCCCGCAGCCCTCGCTCGAGACCCGGCAGGACGGCGGCCGGCTGCTGGTGCGCCGCAGCGAGGAGCGCACGCTGCGCACCAACCCGACCGGTCGGTGACCGCAGGTCGCGCGGTCGGGGTAGGCGACTGGCGACGGCCCGCGACGAAAGGCACATCGTGAAGATCGGTTACTTCCTGTCCTGCGAGGAGTACGGCCCGGATTCCCTGCTGCAGCAGGCCCGGCTCGCCGAGGAGGCGGGCTTCGAGTCCCTCTGGATCTCCGACCACTTCCACCCGTGGACCGAGGAGCAGGGCAACAGCCCCTTCGTGTGGTCGATGATCGGCGCGATCAGTCAGGTGACGTCGCTGCCGATCACCACCGCCGTAACCTGCCCGACCATCCGCACCCACCCCGCGGTCGTCGCGCAGGCCGCCGCCACCAGCGCCGTCCTGACGAAGGGCAACTTCGTGCTCGGCCTCGGGTCGGGCGAGGCGCTCAACGAGCACGTCACGGGCGCCCGCTGGCCGTCCGCGCCGGTACGGCTGGAGATGCTCGAGGAGTCGATCGAGGTCATGCGCGAGCTCTGGAGCGGCTCCGCGGTGGAGCACCACGGCACGCACTACACCGTCGAGGACGCGCGTCTCTACACGCTGTCCGACACCCCGCCGCCGGTCTACGTCAGCGGCTTCGGGCCCCGCGCGACCGAGTTGGCCGGCCGGGTCGCCGACGGCTTCATCACGCTCGAGCCCGGCCTCGACCTGATCGCGAAGTTCCGGGACGCCGGCGGCGCGGGCAAGCCCGTCCACGCCGGCTACAAGGTGTGCTGGGGGCGTGACGAGCAGACCGCGATCGACACCGCGCACTCGATGTGGCCCAACGAGGGCATGCCGGGCGAGATCGTCCAGACGCTCTACAGCCCGAAGCAGTTCGAGCAGGCGGCCGCGCTCGTGACGAAGGACGCGATCGCCTCCGGCATGCCCTGCGGGCCCGATCTCGACAAGCATGTGGACGCGTTCAAGCCGTTCGCCGAGGCCGACGTCGACGTCGTCCACATCGCCCAGATCGGCGCTGCTCGCGACGCCACCTCGGCCGAGGGGTTCTTCGAGTTCTACCGTGACCAGGTGCTGCCCCGGCTGCGAGAACTCGCCTGAGCGATACTGCCGCCGTGACGCCCCGGAACCGCCGTGACGCCGACGGGTACGCCGACCTGCGGTCCTACGCGGCGATCGGCGACGGTCGCACCGTCGCGCTCGTCGCGACCGACGGCCGCGTCGACTGGCTGCCGCTGCCGCAGGTCGACTCGCCGCCGCCGTTCGCCGCCCTGCTCGACGCGGAGCACGGGGGCTGGTTCGCCCTGCGTCCGGTCGAGGACTTCACCGTCGAGCGCCGGTACGTCGACGGCACCAACGTGCTCACCACCACCTTCCGCACGGCGACGGGCTCGGTACGCGTCACCGACTCGCTCAACACCGGCGTGGCCGGCCGACTGCCGTGGGCGGAGCTCGCGCGTCGCGTCGTCGGCGTCGAGGGCGAGGTGGAGCTGACCGGCGAGCTGCGACCGGGTACCTGCCTCAACACCGCGGCGCCGTGGATCGCCGACTCGGCGGCCGGTCCGGTCGTGCGCGTCGACCGGTTGACGATGGCGCTGCGCACGTCGGCGGTCGAGGTGAGGACCGGCGAGCGGGCGGCGACGTTCACGCTGCGGACGGCGCCCGAGAGCCGGCACCTGGTCGCGCTCGTGGCCACCGAGGCCGAGCCGCTGTTCCTGCCCGAGCCGGACGACATCGACGCCGGCATCGACCGCACCGCGCAGAACTGGTCGATCTGGTTGCGGACCTTCGGGTGGGACGGCCCGTGGCAGGAGGAGGTGAGCCGCAGCGCGCTGGCGTTGAAGCTGCTGATCCAGGCCTCGACGGGCGCGGTGATGGCGGCGGCCACGACCTCGCTGCCCGAGAGCCCCGCCGGTGGCAAGAACTGGGACTACCGCTACGCGTGGGTGCGCGACATGGCGTACTCGCTCACCGCACTGTTCCGCTTCGGATTGCGCGAGGAGGTGCAGGCGGCGATCAGCTGGCTGCTCGCGACGATCCGCGAGCACGGCCCGGACCCGCGCGTCTTCTACGCATCGGACGGGTCGGTGCCCACCGCCGACGTCGTCGAGCGTGACGTGCCCGGCTGGCGCGGCATCGGCCCCGTGCTGACCGGCAACCGCGCCGGCGGGCAGCTGCAGCTCGGCGTGTTCGGCGACCTGTTCAGCATCGTCCGGCTCTACGTCGACAACGGCAACGTGCTCGACGAGGCGACCGGACGGCTGCTCGCCGGCGTCGCCGACACCGCCTGCGACGCCTGGCGCAGCAAGGACTCCGGGATGTGGGAGCTGCCCGAGGAGCGGCACTACACGACCTCGAAGCTGGGGTGCTGGCAGGCGTTGACCAGCGCCGTCCACCTCGCCGAGCAGGGCGAGATCGCCGGCGACCCCGGGCGGTGGCGCACCGAGGCCGAGCTGATCCGGCGGTGGGTCGACGAGCACTGCTGGTCGGCCGAGCGCAACGCCTACGTCTGGTACCCCGGCAGCGAGCAGCTGGACGCGTCGATCCTGCTGCACGCGATCAGCGGATTCGACCGCGGCGAGCGGATGAGCGCGACCCTCGACGCGCTGCGCGCCGAGCTGGGTGCCGGGCCACACCTGTACCGCTTCTCCGGCGCGCAGCGCGAGGAGGGCGCGTTTGTCGCGTGCTCGTTCTGGCTGGCCTCGGCGCTGCACCTGTGCGGCCGACGCGACGAGGCGCGGACGCTGCTGGACGAGCTGCTCGCGACCACGCCGAACGACGTCGGGCTGCTCGCCGAGATGATCGACCCGGGGACCGGCGACTGGCTGGGCAACCTGCCGCAGGCGCTCAGCCATCTCGCGCTGATCCACGCCGCGATCACGCTGGCCGACGAGCCGTCCGTCGCCGACGCCGGCGGTGGCACGTGACCGACGCCGAGCATCTCGTCACCGCGCTGCGCCTGCCCGGGACGACCGCGGCGCAGCTGCGGGCGGGACTCGACCTGCTGCTCGCCGAGGCGGACCCGGGACCCGGGATCGCGCTGGCGCTGGACGTCCTCGCCGGCGGGCCACGGATCAAGCCGTCGCGTGGCCTGCTCGTCGACCCGGGCGACTCGGTGCGCGCGCGGTGGGGGTGCCGCGTCGTCGC containing:
- a CDS encoding cobyric acid synthase, which gives rise to MTGNAPTGGAPTGGALLVAGTTSDAGKSVVTAGLCRWLAREGVAVAPFKAQNMALNSAVTRDGAEIGRAQAMQAAACGIEPEAAMNPVLLKPGSDTRSQVVLLGRPIGEVGALDYHEFKTQLEDAVQAALADLRSRFDAVICEGAGSPAEINLRDRDITNMGLARRAGLPVVVVGDIDRGGLFAALFGTLAVLSPDDQRHVAGFVVNKFRGDQRLLQPGVDMLDRLTGRPTLGVLPWQRDLWLDAEDSLDLDSRPRTVLPPLGAQTLRIAVVRLPRLSNVTDLDPLAAEPGVAVTLATEPEQLADADLVILPGTRATVSDLAWLRTTGLADAIVARAAAGRPVLGVCGGYQMLAGTITDDVESRRGTVDGLGLLPCDVRFAREKTLRRPSGTALGEPVDGYEIHHGVVTVTGGEPFLDGCERGTVRGTTWHGIFDNDAFRRAYVRDLAHMTGRAFVGADDVVFAEVRRRRFDVLADLVADHLDTAAIRRLLDAGVPPGLPTLSTQLS
- a CDS encoding MOSC domain-containing protein, which produces MRLASLHRYPVKSCRGEDLDSAVVEPWGLAGDRRWMVVDDDGAQLTARELPGLLLAVPRLAADGALTLTHPDLPDLAVAVPRGPELVEVSVFRTPVAATPADPAAHAWLTTLLGRSARLVHLDDPTRRSTNPRFTRPDDRVTFADGYPLLLASTSSLAALNGWIAEGRRADEGPLPMTRFRPNLVVEGAEPWAEDGWRSVRIGEAVFRAVKGCDRCVMTTTDPWTAARGKEPIATLARYRRWDGATWFAMNLVPDTPGAQIAVGDDVEILAAEPAPDGPPR
- a CDS encoding flavodoxin family protein; amino-acid sequence: MTATTPLRALALVCTLKPGSADSSTDLIAHQVLAELDGHGVVGSVVRVVDHDVKPGVEVDMGDGDQWPAIRAQLLDADILVLATPTWVGQHSSVAQRVFERLDAEISETGEDGNPHTFGKVAVIAVVGNEDGAHHISGIAAQVLGDTGFTVPAQGVTYWNGEAMHPTDFKDLDETPEGTASTTKVAAANAAHLARLLRDAKYPPSS
- a CDS encoding Rieske 2Fe-2S domain-containing protein, which translates into the protein MRTSTLLERLVTRIEHATVLDAPAEAYASVLRTVVRPGPVEDTLSGVPVGHPVHPALVAVPIGAWVSAGVLDAQGERGAARRLVGLGVLAALPTAATGGSDYLTTAGAERRVGFVHAATNLAAIASYGVSWLLRRRGNDRAGVVASLVGATALGAGGWLGGHLAYAQGVGVDTTAFQKLPTEWTEAAQVADLPTDGSPSEVEVDGVPLLVAALDGAWVAMADRCTHRGAPLHEGTVEDGCIVCPWHDSAFALADGSVRSGPATRPQPSLETRQDGGRLLVRRSEERTLRTNPTGR
- a CDS encoding TIGR03557 family F420-dependent LLM class oxidoreductase, producing MVKIGYFLSCEEYGPDSLLQQARLAEEAGFESLWISDHFHPWTEEQGNSPFVWSMIGAISQVTSLPITTAVTCPTIRTHPAVVAQAAATSAVLTKGNFVLGLGSGEALNEHVTGARWPSAPVRLEMLEESIEVMRELWSGSAVEHHGTHYTVEDARLYTLSDTPPPVYVSGFGPRATELAGRVADGFITLEPGLDLIAKFRDAGGAGKPVHAGYKVCWGRDEQTAIDTAHSMWPNEGMPGEIVQTLYSPKQFEQAAALVTKDAIASGMPCGPDLDKHVDAFKPFAEADVDVVHIAQIGAARDATSAEGFFEFYRDQVLPRLRELA
- a CDS encoding glycoside hydrolase family 15 protein encodes the protein MTPRNRRDADGYADLRSYAAIGDGRTVALVATDGRVDWLPLPQVDSPPPFAALLDAEHGGWFALRPVEDFTVERRYVDGTNVLTTTFRTATGSVRVTDSLNTGVAGRLPWAELARRVVGVEGEVELTGELRPGTCLNTAAPWIADSAAGPVVRVDRLTMALRTSAVEVRTGERAATFTLRTAPESRHLVALVATEAEPLFLPEPDDIDAGIDRTAQNWSIWLRTFGWDGPWQEEVSRSALALKLLIQASTGAVMAAATTSLPESPAGGKNWDYRYAWVRDMAYSLTALFRFGLREEVQAAISWLLATIREHGPDPRVFYASDGSVPTADVVERDVPGWRGIGPVLTGNRAGGQLQLGVFGDLFSIVRLYVDNGNVLDEATGRLLAGVADTACDAWRSKDSGMWELPEERHYTTSKLGCWQALTSAVHLAEQGEIAGDPGRWRTEAELIRRWVDEHCWSAERNAYVWYPGSEQLDASILLHAISGFDRGERMSATLDALRAELGAGPHLYRFSGAQREEGAFVACSFWLASALHLCGRRDEARTLLDELLATTPNDVGLLAEMIDPGTGDWLGNLPQALSHLALIHAAITLADEPSVADAGGGT